In Corvus moneduloides isolate bCorMon1 chromosome 6, bCorMon1.pri, whole genome shotgun sequence, the sequence AGGTTATGGTCAGGTtatacccccccccccccatcctgTCCAGGGACTGTGCCAGAGGCAGCACCTGAGGAATGCACACCTCCTTCtatccctgcagcccctgagtTCCCCCATCCATCTCAGCCAAAGGTGCACAATGGGCTCTGTAACAGAACTCACCCCTCTGTGTCACAGCCTCTCTCTAATCATcactcctgcccctgcccatgggcTGTGGCCACTGCCAAGCTCCTGTTGGACCTCGCCTAATCTCTGATCCAACTTAAACCCAAAATGTAAGGGGTTTTTATAACACTCTTTGCAGCAGCCAAGAGAAGCCTAATGGAAGCTTTCAGAGCCAGATCTCCTCACCTCTTGCTGTTTAGTGCTGAGCATCGAACAAAGGCACTAAACaccctctctcctccccctcACAAGGTCTGGCTTTAGAGCCAAGGTACTCACCCATGAAATCAGGCTGCTCCTGAGGGCTGGgaatttgtttccatttccaaaCCGTGGACGAGTTACAAATCCCTGCTACTACTGTCACAAGAGGGAGGTAAGAAATCCACCCAGGACAGACTCCAGTGCCCTTGAAAGGGGTTTCCCTGGTATAAAGCAGGTAGGACAGTGTTACTGTCATGGGGTCCCAGGTCCTCTCTGCCCCTAAGACCAGCTCCTgtctccccttttcctgtctTCCCATGTGCTGAGAGACCACAGCCTtcagttggggaaaaaaattcagtgaaaatcCTTATCCAAAGCCCAAAAGAATGAAGACAAATACTCCAGCCAACCTCGAGGGAGCTTGGACTGAGGCCACAGCACCCTGCAAAGCCCAGCCTAGCTTTAGGAAATACTAGATCCAAAACAAAGTCTCTCTATCCCAAACACTGCCCACGTGACCCTGGCGAGCCCTGGGATCCTGAAGACTGCAATGGGACTTCTCTgggccacagcacagcccctctggtCACTGttctgctggcagctcagccagAGGAGTGACCAGATGTGACATCCCAGGCTCACACTCGGCTCTGCCACGCTGCAGTCTCTGCCTGCAGCCGCCCTGGTTCCCCCGGGGCACTTCCCAGGCGGATGTTCCAAGGTGGGACGGTGAGCAGCAGGTACACAGACACCGAATAGGGATTGCCCGTGGCTGTTGGGTCAGGGAGTTGCCTCTTCCCTGCCACTGCCCCTGCACTTCCCTTGTCCCAGGGTGGCAGGACAAGCATCCCCAGCCCCGCGCAACACACGAGCTGAGCCTTAGCACTTCCCTTCCATCTTCTTTACCACAGCCCAAGTTAAAACAGAAccaaacagaaaccaaaacacaaagtGGGGACTCCAGATGGGACGTAGAACACTTTGGACTTGAAAACGGGACTGcaagggggaaggggggggtGTCTCCCAGGAAGGACAGCAGTGGAGGGGAGGGGACACCGTCATTTACACCGATCAGGAGAAGCTGTAATCTATACACGGTGGTATAAGCCAAGATATATTACATGAAAGAACACACTGAGTGCATGGAGTTACCCAAAGCGGGTCAGACTGGCACAGTTGTCTTGAACAAGACCCTGGAGTTGCAGTTGGTGTTTGTTGTTGACCTATCTAGCTCACTCTCTATATATATAGCTATGTATAGAATTTCTCTGCATGCATTTGTCTCAAAAGGAGCTGTACAGCTGGGCTGGGTTTCTCATCCCCACCCTGTCTTGGTCTTCATTTTTTCCGGGCTAGGAATGCCACTCCCACAATCACAGCCAGCGCAGCCACCGCCACTCCTCCGACGATGATCAAGGGCTTCATGTTGTCGAAGAAGCTGCCCGGTGACTCCTCGGAGCTGTTTCCCTTGTGGTCAGAGTCAGGGGACTGGCCACTGGCCTCCTGCATCTCTGTGGCGGCGGGGCTGGGTTTCAGGTTGCTGTGGTTGTTGGCGACAGCGGCGTCACCACCTGCCTTCTtggtggctgtggcaggagcaggctgctcTTTGGGGGCCTCCTTCTTGTCTGCATTTGTGGCAGGACCAGGGTTGGGCTTTTCTGGCTTCCCGGAGCTGGCGGCCTTGGCATCGGGTTTGCTTCCACTTCGGACGTTGCCTTTGGAATCCATCCTAGGGGTGCTGTGAGCAGCAAGTGGATGTGCGGAGCTATCCCAGCTCttctcccttgcctggctgctgcaggaagcagaggagcCACCCGAGCTCAAGGCCTGGGAGCAGTTGTTTTGGGATGCTTGTCACACTGGCAGTGTCCTACCTGGACATGATACAGCACctggaggaggaagcagagcaaggagAGGTGAGTGACAGGGCAGAGCGAGCCAGTGTTGCTCTGCCTGGAGGTGAcggaggaggaaagaaaggaaaactgaaaaactgttGGCTCCTTCTTTCAGAACTGTGAACTCCATTCATAGCATTTACTACAGGCTCTGTGCCTACAACAATCACAGAACCAGAGAAtagcctgggttggaagggaccttaaagctcacctcATTCaagccacgggcagggacaccttccactggatcaGAGGGCTCCAAGCCCTGtacagcctggctttggacacttccagggacagggcagccacagcttctctggtcaatgagtgccagggcctcagcaccctcacagggaaggactttttcctaatatcaaaCAGGAACATCAAACAAGTTGGACTGACTGTCATCTATGGCTGCCACATCTGGGCATCCATAGTCCAAGTCCATCcgggctctgtgtgtgtgaggcCATTTGTCAGCGATGACAAACTCACATCCAACCAAACAAACCTTACTTTGCCTTTGCTCACCCTTTCCATTCCTTCTGGGTAAGGAGAGAACACTTTGTTCCATGGGAAAGCAGATGGATAGATCCTCCCTGCTTGTCTCACCCTCCACCCTTCCTTTCGCAGCACTAACCCAAGGTTCATTTAGGAAGTGGTTAATAAGTGATCTTGTGTGATACTCTCCCTTCAGATGTGTACTGCAGGAAAACCAGGATTAGTTCCTCAGTATTCACAGGTATCAGGGATAAAAGGATTATTCCTGCCAGCATTTTGGTGgagcaacagcaaaacaaagcaagtgcCAGATCCTCAGCTGGTGCAAAACAGAGAATTGACTGCATGGATTTACTGCAGAGCTGATCTCTTGGTGATAGAGACATCTCACTCCTGTCTTCTTTCAGGGTTTACTGGACTTGCCTACGGAGCCAAACAGGATGCTGGTGATCAGCTGGGGCTCTCTTCCCCAGTGATGGAAGAGGTGAACAGCACGGCTGCACCACAGGAATTCAGCAAAGGGACAAAGTGGGCTTTGAGGAGACGTAAAACCACCACAACAACCTCACCCCACAAacctggcagggcagggtgaTCTGAGGATGGAGCTCCTGTGGTTGCACTTCCATGTGATGGGAGGAGAGGACAATGCACTGGGCATTTTGCCACCAGGCTCTGGCAGTTCAGCACCACATCAGCTCCGAGATGGGGAAATAAAGAGTAACCAGGAGGCAGCACCGGATCTGAGCTGCCAGCTTTGCTGGCTCCCCGCTGACCTTCAgggctgccaggagcctgcCAGGAGCTTTCTGCCTGCTAAGTGAAATCAGAGCTCATTGTCTGGATCGAGAGCTGAAGAGGCTCCTCAAAAACCTCAGCAAGCAGAGGTTCCTTCCACAGCAGCTCAAAGGGCAGATCACTCCTCTAATGACAGGAACAAAGtcccagggatgcagcaatGATCTGTGCTGCTGACTCTTCTGGAAAAGAGGCTGACAAATGTGGGGCTTTCATCTCCATTTAGGCAGGAATGGAGGAAATCTCACAGAAATGCCAGGTTTGGGTCTCGAGCAAAGCTGGGCAACACCTTATGGCTCCTAAGTATAAGATGGAAAcacctccctctcctgctctcccttgCCATTGCTTGGTGGCCAccagctgctccagtgccaggcagctgggagcagacTGGGGGAACTGCAGCACCAAAATCATGAAATTCCATAGCTCTCACAGAATATcccaagttggaagggacccacaaggatcttCCAGTCCAGCTCCTCACACTGCACCAAGCCCACTGACcataaaactgtatttctcaTTGACTGCAGCTGGACAATGCTTGCATTCCCTAGTTTGGGATACTAAACCCTTTTGGAAAGCCCAAACTGCGCCACTCTCAGAGTTTGCTGAGTGTGTATCAGACTCTTGGGCATCTTGTAGCACACAGACCCCACCCCAGATGTTCACCCAGCTTCAGACATCACTGTGGCTTGCGACTTGGGAAGGAAACGCAGGCCTGGCCAAGTGcaagaatattttcctcttgGTGCTCATTCTGTAATATTTCTGCAGGTATCACCTGCCTCACCTTTTCCTGTGCTTCCAGAGAGCATCCATACTGCTCTGTCAGCACAAGTCCTACATAAATCCAGGGCTGAGGCTGCACACAGTCACTCCCAGGACTCTGCTCCTCTGGTTTGGGATcaatttatcctttttttcaaTCTGGTACaatgaaacacaaagaaatagtAAGAGTAGCCCACAACTGAAGTGGGCTCAGAGGTTAAAGCAGGAAGAGTCAGATTAATCATagcataaatattaaattaccttttttgttgctttgatATCAGTTAACTGGGCCACTCACACACTGATATCCATGTGGTTACAGCACATGGACCAAGCATTAAACTTCTGCTCTTTCCCTAGAAAAACCATACGCAGCCTACAGAGATGGTGAGGTAAATCACAGAGAGGGCAAACTCACCTTtttgctgagaaagggggaCCCTGCACAGCCCAAGCACCTCAGGGTTTATCCACACCCTTCACTGATCCAGATTCCTGGGGGCAGGAAAGCTGATTTCGCTTGGAGCCCATGCTGGGCTGTGGAGCTTTGTCCTGCCGCCATGCCCTGCACTGCCACAAACAGAATTTCCTGATTCTAAGTGAATCTATCTCCactaaaagcaacaaaaacccCTCATGCAGCTtagaaaaggttttaaaagaTGTAGAAACCAAACTAAGCCAAAAACCAATATTGGCAGTTCTTAAGTGCCTGCATAAAAGGGCTTTTGTCTGTGGTTTTCCATCACTGCAAGTAGCCACAGGATCACCGAGCACCTCTCCAGACCCTCTGGCCtgactcctcctcctcctctgggtCCTGGGTACCCTTAGCAGTACATCTTCTTCCATCCCAGTACTTAACCATCTTCTGTGTGCTCTTAGCTCCCTACCTTGGGAATCATCTCTTGTCTCCATCCTGTACTTCCAAAGGCATGACAATGGGCTCACCTTTAAGCACCTCTGTCTCCCCCAGACTGAAGAGAGGTGCTTTCCTCATTTCCAAAAACTAAGCCTGCATACAAGGGTTCCCCCCCATTCCTTTGTCTCCTCCTCTTGCCTCATTCCATCACACCAAGTTTTTCTCTAATAACACATTTTCCTacctttgctttcttctttataGCTCCTCACCTTTTTattcctcccttctctcttgTCAGTTGCTGTCTCTGCCTGTCTACCCATTCCTCccccttccagctccctctctgcctcctacacaggcagcagcacttggGAATAAGATTTTGTGGGAGACAGGCTTcattccctcccttttccctgctccatgctATTTCTGTTTAACAATCAGTGCCCTTTCAGGGAGGTTCTCATTGCCAGCAGCTACACAGCTCTTTCCCAGGCTGGGAAGAGGGAACTGGCATAATAAAACCAGGGATgataaatgagaaaaaggaaaaggaaagccttccaaattgctgctgctgcaaggatTGGCACACAAACACCACAGCTCCCCTGGGATGCTCCCAAGGTCAGTGCAGTCGGACTCACCCAGTGCAACAAGCTGCCCTCTGCCAGAGCAACAAACCAGCAGAGGAACAGCTTCCTTTGGCTCCCTGAAGGGCACCTTTCCTGCCTCAAATCCCAGCAAATCACCAAACACATCTATTCATCTGTCTCCTGCGTGCACAGATGAAAGCTGCATCAATCCTGCACCGAACGGAGCGGATGAGTCACTGCTAagctgtgccacagcacagctccatcaGGATGgccccttccctctgcagggacagccccatcccatccccaaaTCGTCTCATCCTCTCCTACTGCTTCCATTTGGAAGAGAAAGTCAGTCACACTGCAAGaccaaggagctgctccagggtgggGGTCTGGGGTGCAGTGGGAAGCTCATCCATAGAGTTTTTCCCTCTGTTATGAAAAGCAGCGCGTTTCCATCGGGTCCTCAACTGCTACACTGAGACTTGCAGCAAGGAAGGATTTAACAACACAGTGGGGTTATGTATCAGGATTTATTCTGCAACAAAGGTTCGTCCCTACACTCCAGGTGTCCTCCAGTTGGAAACATCCATCTTGGAAATAGCTACTGACATTGTCTGACCTGTGCAGAAAGAGCCAGAGATGGCAGGAAACACCTTATCTTCAAATCTTCCCCCTTATTCCCTaatctcctcttcctttctctgtcaCTCCTGCCTGTCTGGAAGAAAGGCACTCATCCCCCTGTGCACAGGACAGACAGACCCCTGCTCTCCCTAAGGAAACAGCAGTTGGCACCAAAGgtggctctggcacagcagagggagctcctttcccagcactCTCATCATCCCACTCTCCTCCACCTTCTCTTCTAACCCCTAAGGAATGCAGCTTGGACCACCCTGTCCTTTGGGAAGTGTCCTCAGGGGTCTGTGTCTGTCCCTTCTGCCACCTGTGGAGTGATCTGTCAGGGCCGGAAGGATTTGTGTCCAGTCCCCTCCTGCAACTGAGCAGCACATCCTGTTTCCCGGTGCTTCAACTCCCCATTTCCAATGGGGAAAACCAGCAATTCTCCCTTTTTCTGAGCTGCTGAGGGAACAATCGTGTTAAAGGTGGGGAGATGCCAGGCAAGCACCCAGGAGAAGGACGGCAGAGTAATGACTAAGCCTTTCCCCATGCCCGAGAAGTGCAGAGATGATGAGGTAATGCACCGCCTCTGATATTACCATAAATATTAAAGCAGCTTTACATAAGGAGCTTGTGTTCCCTCAGCTGCCATGAGCAGCTCCCCAAGGAAGATTTTAGCTCCCTTCCAGGCTATTTCGGCCCCCAGCTCCTGACGCAACACACGGCAAACGTGATAAAACACAACGCAAGCCCCACGCCAGCAGAGTCACTTGTCACAGATGCTTTCAAACGGCCTCAGTGCTGCACAGCAAGGGACAGGCTGTGCAGGAACCTGCTGtgcttcccagccctcccaaaTCCAACCCTCAGAGACAGCAGCACCAAGTCGCAGCAAACACTGGTGACCCAGTTCACTCTGATGAGATATTTATGAATCCTTTTCCCAATCTGTTGTTTGTAACTCCCCACATCCCTCCCCCCGTCCCTGGATTAAACATTTCCCTCTCAAACAAGCCCTTTGAATCTTGTTGTGGAGAGTGTCACATGCTGGAAGTATTTTAGCAGTGGCAGCAGCCTCAAATCACTGCCACGGGGGGAGATCTGCCAGCCAAGCTGCTGCTCCACGGCTGCGGCAATTCCTGCGGCTGCTCCAAGCCACAGCACACTCCTCACTGgtccagctggggctggcagtgaCCAAAAACCTGCACCCAccacccccagagcccccagagAATGGCCAGGAGCCCCTCCTCACTGAGGGGGTGTCACTGAGCCACATTCCCTCTCTCCCAGGCTGGGCAATGCATCCACACTCAGAGATAGGGTTATACCTGGCATTAAGGTGAAGTGTGGGAACAGGATGGGTTCCTGTAGCCCAGCAAAAGTGGTTCTGCCCTCCATCTGCAAAGGGAAGGGCTCTGGGATGCAGACCCTGGGCCACCAACTGCACAGAGGTGTGACACCAGTGCCAGAGTCCTCTCTGGAGGCTGCCAAGCCATGCTGCccacacaggtgacacagcaCTTCAGACTCCCCCTCCAGCAAGAGCCCAGGAACAGGACATTTATGGTCTTTTTCTGCACCACAACCTCTGCAGATGACAAGCTCTGAGCTAAGCGTCACCTCTGCAAACCACACACATCCTGTCCCCaaagagctgctgggatggatgtgGCAGACATTTTGTTCTCAGAGAGATGCAGGTGGCATTGCAGACACACCACACTCCTGCCAGGGGCTCAACCTGTGTTCCTTTGGGGGCTTTTAACCCCAAACACAGCTCCAACCCACCCTGGTAAGACACCCTGCTTGTACACAGCCACGTGCACAGCAAAGAACGGGCGCTACCAAACCACCATGGGAGAGAGAAGATTTTGTCTCCAGCCACATGCTCCAACTGACTCCGTAGGGGTGGGTACTGAGTCACATCCGGCACAGCACTGGCCTGCGGTCGGCAGGAGAAGTCACACCTAGCAAGGCCCCTCAAGTGCCACCAGCCCCTCCCTTACAGCTGCACCCTCAGACACAtcttagagaaaaataatttctagaattTGACAGAATCTGGAAATACTTTGCTAAGGCTGGGTTGAAAATACCCTGCTGCAAAGTCTGGCTCCTCAGGGTCCTAACACAGTCCCCAAAACACAGTTCAGAGCACCTCAATTTGCTGTGCTAATCCCGCTTTAATCTTGGGGTTGAACCCCCCTCAGACACAAAATCAAATTCGCTTTTCCCTGGTatagttccttttttttttttttttttttgtagcagaACAAAATTGTAGCTTTTACCCTTCAAAAATCATGAAGTGTTAGATCTTGAGCCTctccctggcagggctgagcatCCCTCACCCCGAGACAGAAATTCAGGGAATAAAGGAAAGGCTTCTCAGCCTGGATGACTTTCTGGTTCCATGGCAGCTATTTGTCAGGACACTGGATCAAAGCACTGGAACAATAATGGGGGAACACTTTGGAACAGGAATCCTGGAGCCTTAACCCATGAGTGTGACACCTCACAGGGATCTGGGTGCATCCTGCACCCTACCCTGGGCAACTCCTCATGTCTTGACTTTTGCAAACCCACTCAGTTCATTTCTTTATAATGTTTTTCCAGCCCTCCCAGAGCCAAAAATTCAGTGCCAGCAACACCCTGGCTGGGGCCATGGGGCTTGTCTTGgttccctgctcagctctgggtCTGTGGTACCAGCTCAGGGATAACGTTACAGGGTCGGCGAACATTCCCTGCCTCTTGGAAAAGGGTGAACACTCATTCCTTCCAACCACAAAGCCTTGCTCCTTACCCTGGTGCCAGCTCTTGGGAAAAGCCTTTGGGAAGAGGGCAGATGCTTCCAAATTGGGGTGCTGCTCCCAAAGCTTCAGGAGGCCAATTCCCCTTCTGACAGATCTTGCTTTTAAGGCTTCTTCCTCCCAGGCTTGTATCCCAAATTCAATATCCATGAGCAAGAAAGGATGAGGGGTATATGTGACACAGTGAAATAGCCCCAACcactgcaggaagcagcagcaaattcaACATCCCTCCCCAGTTTACGGGCATCCTAAATCCATCCCTTCTGCCTGATGCGGCATCACCCCCTTTGTGGCTCAGCTGGGGCCAGCAAAAAGATTCTGGAAGCAATTCCTCACATGCAGAGTTGCATCTGGAATCTGGCAGCCCCTGAATCTGCAAGCGTCAGCCTGAAAACTgttgctctgcagctgaaatcTAAGAAGCCACTGCAGGCAGATGAGGGGCCAATTCTGCATGAGGCAGTGACCTTCCAGGGAGGCTCCCCACACTCTCTGGGGTAAAACCCATCCCTTACCTTGTGCAGCAACACCAGGGGACTCTCCTTCCTGGCAGAAAGCTGAGAAGCATCTGGGGAAGGATGGCCAAAGCTCCTCCAGCACGGAaatccctccctctgccccatcTGCCAGCTCCGACACCTGATCCAGGATGGGGACACTGTGCCAGGGTGTTCTCCAgccccccatcccagcagcctgCCAGGGGAGGGGATGGATGCAGAGGGATGAAAATCCACATTTAGGGGAGATCTGGGGTTTCTTCCCCCACCCTACCACAATATCACAGGGTTAGATGTTGGTGTTGGGCACCGTGGCTGAAAAAGGACAGATGGAAAACGCTGAAGGTCAAACCTGTGAAGGTCAGACTTTTGGAGGTCAGTCCTgagatggagcagggagctTAATCCAGCATAGTCCATCCTCCCTCTCCTGACAGCATCCTGTCCAAGCCCCACCCAGGAAAacggggctgcagcagggaggttTCCCCCTCTTGTCCCAATACCCAAGTTCTGCCAGCCTGACCTCGattcaattttaaaatcctcttctttcctcctttgccCCGCCCCAGAAGCCACCAGAGGGACAGAGAAGTAAACAGGAGCAAATCAACAGGTCCCTGCGAGCACACATCACAGGGATGCACGTGGAtgcacagagagcagggacATCAGACTGAAGGGCCTGAGACATTCCCAAAGCATTCCCTCCCTGGAAGCACACACCATGACTCAGGAAGCCTGGTCTGCTACCCACCCCTCTTCCCACTCCTTCGGTGCAATGCTCTCCCTTCAAACAGGCACTATTGCCTCTGATATCTTTCTCCcttttgggtgttttggggCAGATTTCCCTTTGTGAGCTCCTTTCCAGCACAATCCTAGGGTTAAATCAAAGGATACACACCCCCTAATTGATATCACATTCCCCCTGCCTAACAAAACAATCTCCTTTCCTCGGAAAAGGTGACGGCTGAAACCACGCCGCTGGctgttcctccttccctcctgcctcaggACTGACAGAATTGAACAGAGTCATTAAATCCATCCAGGCAGAGCAAAAGGCAAACAAATCCCACTGCCCATGCAGATGGGAGGGcgaaaacagctggaaaactgctCAAAACCTTTAGGGAGGTGCACCAGCTCTCCTGCCAAGGCTGGAGGGGCTTagctggggatgctgcttcccctcctccctcccagcagccctgtTTCCGGCACATGGCCGGCTCCGCTTCCCTGTGCCCCGAGCCCTCCTGCCTCCGGAGCGCTGCTGCGGCACCCAGGGCCTCTCCTTCCCGCCGGCCCAGCTCGGATCGGGGGGAAGGGCTCCGCTCGGGCCGGACGGCACAGCCCGCAAAGGCGGCGGCGGAGGCTGCAGGTACgtggaggcagcaggaagcagcGGGCAGGAAGCGGGCAGGAGGCACCCGTGCATTTGCACAAACACCTTCTGTGGCTGCCTGACCTTCAGGGAGCAGAACGTGGGAGCTGGGACGGGAAGAGAGCCACTTGGGGCCGGCCATCCTCACCGTGCTCCTTGTTCGGGGtcaaaaaagcactttttgcCTCTTACAGTGaaaccggggggggggggggggcggctcGAGAGGCAGCCGGCATGGCAGCCCCCGGCCTCCATCCCAGGCGGCTGCGAGGAGGTGGACACTCACCTTGAGTAGGTAGCTCCAGGTCTCCATTTCGCTTTGTCACCCTGTGCAGGACATCCACACGTCCCGGAGCCGGGagccccggcccctccgccccgcgccccccatcccagcagcatcccttaCCTCTGTCCTCCGGCCGGACGAGTCACACCTTGGGAGCTGGCTCTTGcgcagagaggagggagggaggcaggcagaggagggggGGGAAACTTGGGAGTTTCCCACAATGCACCTCTGCAGACTGCATGAAGATGGGGGGGAGGGCGCTCCAATccagagggaagggctgggatcTGGAGGGGCAGGGTGCCAAGGGGGGCTGGAGGGTGGTAAAGGCAGCCCAGCTGCATCTCCACGTCTCCCATCATTTGGGGCTGAGCTGGCTCAGCAGTTCAGGGCTGTCCCTGCGGCACTGacccctctgctgctccattTGTTTCTCCTTCAAATCCTGCCTGGATTTGCAGCAATTACAGGAAACACAGCAACAAAGTGGAGTGGACACACTGGGAAGAATACCTGGGAGGGGGCCAGCCTGATGAATTGGGATGCCTGTGTGTAGACCACAGGCAAAAGGAGTATGAGCCTCCCCCCACCAGGATAAGGCATTTCCAACTGAGATGATCCCTGGCAGTGAGTTAAGGAAGGGCAAACTGACTTGCCAAGGAGAAGCTCTGCACAGTGCAGGGAGGACACTGAGATGCTGCACCTTGGGGTAGTTTTGtaccagctctgcttcccttctccccagacCGCTCCTTGTCCCAGGAGGCTGGGGTTTGACACCCCTTTCCAGACCAGAACCGGAGCACTGTCAGACAGCCAGGCACTGCCAGACACAGCCgcttcctcctcatcctctttctcctcctcctcttcaccGGCTAAAAGCCTCACCCCCTCCAGCCAGGTACAGGGCTCAAATTCCCATCCGTGTGTCACTTCCTGCTTATATCCCAAACCTCAGCAGGTTCTTTTAGCCCTTATTTCAGAGCAAATCAGGCTGTGTGCTGCTTGCCCATCTGCCTCCATCAGTTACTTTGGACCCACCAAACCACccaccagtgcccagccaggTGCATGTCATGCCTAAGAAA encodes:
- the CEND1 gene encoding cell cycle exit and neuronal differentiation protein 1 translates to MDSKGNVRSGSKPDAKAASSGKPEKPNPGPATNADKKEAPKEQPAPATATKKAGGDAAVANNHSNLKPSPAATEMQEASGQSPDSDHKGNSSEESPGSFFDNMKPLIIVGGVAVAALAVIVGVAFLARKK